From one Populus alba chromosome 17, ASM523922v2, whole genome shotgun sequence genomic stretch:
- the LOC118038599 gene encoding uncharacterized protein isoform X2 — MLHFLRCCKLRVSRKSFLDLKLLKKGKPGVKIYRKLYAEEKEVSNGVLAICVSKLAAQPYLSLASILFGLSYGGVQSQLGTAAVFSVHYMFEQIKGSALAKHAERSSDRFQSTNLLGRSWWKWLAMVVINRLIAASCWQNIHAVPQHGAVFGIMVVDGYGAAR; from the exons ATGCTTCATTTTTTAAGATGTTGCAAGCTGAGAGTCTCGAGAAAGTCCTTCCTGGACTTAAAACTGTTGAAGAAG GGCAAACCGGGTGTCAAGATTTATAGGAAATTATatgcagaagaaaaggaagtgTCTAATGGTGTCCTGGCAATCTGTGTTTCAAAACTGGCTGCCCAGCCATACCTTTCTCTGGCAAGCATACTGTTT GGATTGAGTTATGGAGGTGTTCAAAGTCAACTGGGTACTGCAG CTGTCTTCTCAGTTCATTATATGTTTGAGCAG ATCAAAGGCAGTGCCTTGGCGAAGCATGCTGAAAGGAGCAGCGATAGATTTCAGTCCACTAACCTCTTGGGGCGTTCTTGGTGGAAGTG GCTTGCAATGGTTGTCATAAATCGCTTAATAGCTGCTTCTTGCTGGCAAAACATTCATGCTGTTCCACAACACGGGGCTGTCTTTGGGATAATGGTAGTTGATGGTTATGGAGCAGCACGTTGA